One genomic region from Capra hircus breed San Clemente chromosome 18, ASM170441v1, whole genome shotgun sequence encodes:
- the LOC108638066 gene encoding F-box only protein 27-like, whose translation MSLPLEAAAAWPGEDDLWASGGLPASVATPDTEPKEVLDLSRLPNELLQEVLSYLPPRTLLRHCRPVCRRWRDVVDGWGLWRSILPWKHPDLWPVIRTCLPPADAPGPCILGRFCERRPIGRNLLRNSQSSHGLGGSPGKGPRGSTWEEAKGAGMGKRRGLYLGEWCQQKQVLDLEKEGLWRELLDSGNIEIRVSDWWFDDRDADCLYRLIVQLLDANQAVLHHFSPLPFPSNQLGNDFFFEVNHVFSNLKKGVRFVSFEHWVRDFEFSREQHGNYPLHSSMTVRVRQALPDHAFQALGPPAEPSQY comes from the exons ATGTCTCTCCCCCTAGAAG CAGCGGCAGCCTGGCCAGGCGAGGACGACCTGTGGGCCTCTGGGGGCCTGCCCGCCAGTGTTGCTACTCCAGACACGGAACCCAAGGAGGTGCTGGACCTGAGCCGACTGCCTAACGAGCTGCTCCAGGAGGTGCTGAGCTACCTGCCCCCACGCACGCTGCTCCGGCACTGCCGCCCGGTGTGCCGGCGCTGGCGAGACGTGGTGGACGGCTGGGGCCTGTGGCGGAGCATCCTGCCCTGGAAACACCCCGACCTGTGGCCCGTCATCcgcacctgcctgccccctgcTGACGCCCCCGGGCCCTGCATCCTGGGCCGCTTCTGCGAGCGCAGACCCATAGGACGCAACCTCCTCCGGAACTCTCAGAGCTCTCATGGCCTAGGTGGGAGCCCAGGAAAGGGTCCTCGTGGAAGCACGTGGGAGGAGGCGAAAGGGGCAGGCATGGGAAAGAGGAGAGGCCTGTACCTGGGCGA GTGGTGTCAACAGAAGCAGGTGTTGGACCTGGAGAAGGAGGGTCTGTGGCGGGAACTCCTGGATAGTGGAAACATTGAGATCCGTGTCTCCGACTG GTGGTTCGATGACCGAGACGCTGACTGTTTATACCGGCTAATTGTTCAACTTTTAGATGCCAACCAGGCCGTCCTGCatcacttctctcctttgccttttcccaGCAATCAGCTGGGCAACGATTTCTTCTTTGAG GTCAACCACGTGTTCTCCAACCTCAAGAAAGGTGTCCGCTTTGTGTCTTTTGAACACTGGGTCCGGGACTTTGAGTTCTCACGTGAGCAGCACGGAAACTATCCATTACACTCGAGCATGACCGTGCGGGTCCGTCAGGCACTACCCGATCATGCCTTTCAGGCTCTGGGACCCCCGGCTGAGCCATCTCAGTATTAG